In a single window of the Streptococcus ilei genome:
- a CDS encoding M protein trans-acting positive regulator PRD domain-containing protein produces MIELLAKKQRRQMRLLETLIREKRWFHLKELAEMLDCTERSLKEDLSNLRTVFKEFLIESSTNGIKISYDDSVGIEVVYHHFFKESTAFSLLEYLFFHKDVSSDLICRRYDLSQQSFYRLIRNINQIIQEKYNIRITLNPLNVVGDEVDIRFFYSQYFAERYYYLEWPFPDIREQVIIDFITFFYKLTEIPLTYSIFHSYKIMLTVYLYRIKQGYRIEGANNFEQYAYLYQELPKINEMLRYFGLQLGVEFNEEIIEQLFIIFLQKRFYFTPQDLIDSTEEDAVTKKSYILASQFLDHLSESYGLELENYEEMIMHIHNTAYLERREIFGEFLLYDTKSYTNEDYRTLFPKFYQDVETGLYHYLKEMGFHENPENLKHQIYTVFSHWENLLPQLLRRRTAVKVLIISRYDDHHAKSMIDFLKFYCTDNFEFSQVIKHDFNLHELEHTEYDVIVANFMIPNIKGKKFICTSSLTLLELVEKLNVLFYDFTRYGV; encoded by the coding sequence ATGATAGAATTGCTTGCCAAAAAGCAGCGACGCCAAATGCGTTTGCTAGAAACATTAATTCGAGAGAAGCGCTGGTTTCATTTGAAGGAACTCGCAGAAATGTTAGATTGTACAGAACGGTCATTGAAGGAGGATCTTTCAAATTTACGAACGGTCTTTAAAGAGTTCTTGATTGAGTCTTCGACAAATGGCATTAAGATCAGCTATGATGATTCGGTTGGGATTGAGGTGGTCTACCATCACTTCTTTAAAGAATCTACAGCTTTCTCCCTCTTGGAATACTTGTTCTTCCATAAGGACGTTTCCAGTGACTTAATTTGTAGACGATATGATCTCAGTCAACAATCATTTTATCGCTTGATTCGAAACATTAACCAGATTATTCAGGAAAAGTACAATATTCGAATCACCTTGAATCCTCTAAATGTCGTGGGAGACGAAGTCGATATTCGCTTTTTCTATTCCCAATATTTTGCAGAGCGGTATTATTATTTAGAGTGGCCATTTCCAGATATCAGAGAACAAGTCATCATTGATTTCATCACCTTCTTCTATAAACTGACGGAAATCCCACTGACTTATTCGATCTTTCATTCTTATAAAATTATGCTGACGGTCTATCTTTACCGGATCAAGCAAGGGTATCGGATTGAAGGGGCCAATAATTTTGAACAATACGCCTATCTCTATCAAGAGCTCCCAAAAATCAATGAGATGCTTCGTTATTTTGGTTTGCAGCTGGGTGTAGAATTTAACGAAGAAATCATAGAACAGCTCTTTATTATCTTCCTACAGAAACGCTTCTATTTTACCCCACAGGATCTGATTGACTCCACTGAGGAAGATGCTGTTACAAAAAAATCCTATATTTTAGCCTCTCAATTTCTTGATCACCTGAGTGAATCTTATGGTTTAGAACTTGAGAATTATGAAGAGATGATTATGCATATTCACAACACCGCCTATTTGGAGCGGCGTGAAATCTTTGGTGAATTTCTTCTCTATGATACCAAGAGCTATACCAATGAGGATTATCGAACCCTCTTCCCTAAATTTTATCAGGATGTTGAAACAGGTTTGTATCACTATCTCAAAGAGATGGGCTTTCATGAAAATCCTGAAAACCTCAAGCATCAGATTTATACCGTATTTTCACATTGGGAAAATCTATTGCCTCAACTATTAAGGAGACGGACAGCTGTCAAGGTCTTAATCATTAGCCGATACGATGACCACCATGCCAAGTCCATGATTGATTTCTTAAAATTCTATTGTACGGATAACTTTGAGTTTTCACAGGTCATCAAGCATGACTTTAATCTTCATGAACTAGAGCATACCGAATATGATGTTATTGTTGCCAACTTTATGATTCCGAATATCAAAGGGAAAAAATTTATTTGTACAAGTAGTTTGACCCTTTTGGAACTTGTAGAAAAACTGAATGTACTCTTTTATGATTTCACACGTTATGGAGTATAA
- a CDS encoding AI-2E family transporter codes for MFHKSKLFFWTCEVLLLTIIFYIWGSMGSLISPFVSVLNTIILPFLIAGFLYYITNPIVEFLEKKFHLNRILGILLTLVTLFGLIIYGIVYILPILINQLTSLINSTQGLYWEVQSFVTKLSKNPAFQSINIQSTIQQLNLSYVDILQNILNSVTNSLGSVVSTIVNTLFILVMTPIFLVYFLIDGKKLLPMLERTILKNDRRNITSLLVSLNQTVSRYISGISIDALIIGTLAFIGYSFIGLKYALVFAIFSALAIFIPYIGPTIGLTPMVVTYAFTDFNMMIKAVIFMLIVQQIDGNILYPRIVGGVMKVHPITIMVLLLLSSNIYGVIGMIVAIPVYSIGKEIVKFLVALYENHKKTQEQRKQEEFGIINKS; via the coding sequence ATGTTTCATAAAAGTAAATTATTTTTCTGGACCTGTGAAGTCCTATTATTAACGATTATATTCTATATTTGGGGAAGTATGGGAAGCCTGATCTCTCCCTTTGTATCCGTTCTGAATACCATTATTCTTCCATTTTTGATTGCTGGTTTCTTGTACTACATCACCAATCCAATCGTAGAATTTTTGGAAAAGAAATTTCATCTAAATCGAATTTTGGGTATTCTATTAACCTTGGTAACCCTTTTTGGATTGATTATTTATGGGATTGTTTATATCCTGCCTATTTTGATCAACCAGTTGACAAGCTTGATTAATTCAACCCAAGGCTTGTATTGGGAAGTGCAAAGTTTTGTGACGAAGTTATCGAAGAATCCAGCCTTTCAGAGTATCAATATCCAATCAACCATTCAGCAGTTAAACCTATCTTATGTGGATATTCTACAAAATATCCTAAACAGTGTGACCAATAGTTTGGGTAGTGTGGTGTCAACGATTGTCAATACACTCTTCATTCTGGTTATGACGCCGATCTTCCTGGTTTACTTCTTGATTGATGGGAAGAAGTTACTTCCGATGTTAGAGCGGACGATCCTGAAAAATGACCGGCGGAATATTACCTCTCTCTTAGTGAGTCTCAACCAAACAGTTTCTCGCTATATTAGTGGGATTTCTATCGATGCTTTAATCATCGGGACTTTAGCCTTTATTGGCTACAGTTTTATCGGTTTGAAGTATGCCTTGGTCTTTGCCATTTTCTCAGCCTTGGCTATCTTCATTCCTTACATTGGACCGACGATTGGCTTGACTCCTATGGTGGTTACCTATGCCTTTACAGATTTCAATATGATGATCAAAGCAGTCATCTTCATGTTGATTGTTCAACAAATCGATGGAAATATCCTTTATCCACGGATTGTGGGAGGGGTGATGAAGGTGCATCCCATTACTATCATGGTTCTCTTGCTCTTATCCAGTAACATCTATGGTGTCATTGGAATGATCGTGGCGATTCCGGTTTATTCGATTGGTAAAGAAATCGTTAAATTCTTGGTGGCCTTGTATGAAAACCATAAAAAGACACAAGAGCAGCGCAAGCAAGAAGAGTTTGGAATCATTAATAAATCCTAA
- a CDS encoding ABC transporter ATP-binding protein, producing the protein MKVKKMKESLIELKDVTLRKEGKNLLSRLNWTVNKGETWAILGLNGAGKSTLLRLLMAEYWKTEGEVSVLGTQFGQGDIPELRKRIGVVSSFISERIPESLSPEEIVLTGKYKSSILYTTYGEKELQEARSMLRRIGAISLIGRKYRTLSQGEKQTILIARSLMEEPDLLIFDEASSGLDLFAREAIFQLIHQIKQMEKAPTILFVTHHAEEITKSFSHVLLLKEGQSFAQGPKEEILTQDTLSAFYGGKVQLIPIGEDRYYIQPDQ; encoded by the coding sequence ATGAAGGTTAAAAAGATGAAAGAAAGCTTAATTGAACTGAAAGACGTCACTCTCAGAAAAGAAGGAAAAAATCTCCTTTCCCGTTTGAATTGGACCGTCAATAAGGGGGAAACCTGGGCCATCCTTGGACTGAATGGTGCTGGAAAATCGACCCTCCTTCGTCTCTTAATGGCGGAATATTGGAAAACGGAAGGAGAGGTTTCTGTCCTTGGAACACAATTTGGACAAGGCGACATTCCTGAACTCCGCAAGCGAATTGGAGTGGTTAGCTCCTTTATTTCTGAGCGCATCCCTGAATCTCTATCCCCAGAAGAAATCGTCCTCACTGGTAAATACAAGAGTAGCATCCTCTATACAACTTACGGAGAGAAAGAACTCCAAGAAGCACGGTCCATGTTGCGTCGCATCGGTGCTATTTCTTTGATTGGGCGAAAATACAGGACTCTCTCTCAAGGGGAAAAACAGACGATTCTTATCGCCCGTAGTCTCATGGAAGAACCCGACCTTCTCATCTTCGACGAAGCCTCAAGTGGGCTCGACTTATTTGCTCGGGAAGCCATCTTTCAGTTGATTCACCAGATCAAACAGATGGAAAAGGCACCGACCATTCTCTTTGTTACCCACCATGCGGAGGAAATCACCAAATCTTTTAGCCATGTCCTTCTTCTCAAGGAGGGACAAAGTTTTGCCCAAGGGCCTAAGGAGGAAATTCTCACCCAAGATACTCTATCAGCCTTTTATGGGGGGAAGGTCCAGCTGATTCCTATCGGGGAAGATCGCTATTACATTCAGCCAGACCAGTAA
- a CDS encoding tRNA (mnm(5)s(2)U34)-methyltransferase: protein MLRPLEMAHDFLREVITDQDTVVDATMGNGHDTLFLAKLAKEVYAFDIQEQALVHTQKRLEEAGLANAHLLLKGHEEVDFYVNQVKAAIFNLGYLPSADKSIITQPRTTIQAIDKLCHLLVKGGRIAIMIYYGHEGGDLEKDAVLDFVSHLPQQEFTVTSYRTLNQINHPPFLVMIEKLESYRHG, encoded by the coding sequence ATGTTGCGACCATTAGAAATGGCCCATGATTTTCTTAGGGAAGTCATTACGGATCAAGATACCGTCGTTGATGCGACTATGGGTAATGGGCATGATACGCTTTTCTTGGCGAAACTAGCCAAAGAAGTTTATGCATTTGATATTCAAGAGCAGGCCTTGGTCCATACGCAGAAGCGTTTGGAAGAAGCAGGCCTTGCCAATGCCCACCTTCTTTTGAAGGGGCATGAAGAGGTTGATTTCTATGTAAACCAGGTCAAGGCTGCTATCTTCAATTTAGGCTATCTTCCTTCAGCAGACAAGTCGATCATTACCCAGCCTAGAACAACCATTCAAGCCATCGATAAACTATGTCACCTCTTGGTCAAAGGGGGCCGGATAGCTATCATGATCTATTATGGTCATGAAGGTGGAGACCTAGAAAAAGATGCTGTCTTGGATTTTGTCTCTCACCTACCTCAACAAGAATTTACGGTCACTAGTTATCGGACCCTCAATCAAATTAATCATCCACCATTTTTGGTCATGATTGAAAAATTAGAAAGTTACCGCCATGGATAA
- a CDS encoding TIGR01212 family radical SAM protein (This family includes YhcC from E. coli K-12, an uncharacterized radical SAM protein.), whose translation MRGMKSYTTLNDYYRTLFGEKTFKVPIDAGFDCPNRDGTVARGGCTFCTVSGSGDAIVAPDAPIRDQFYKEIDFMHRKWPDVKKYLVYFQNFTNTHESVDVIRERYEQAINEPGVVGINIGTRPDCLPDETLAYLAELTKRMHVTIELGLQTTYEATSELINRAHSYELYVETVKRIRHQVPKAEIVSHLINGLPGETHEMMVENVRRCVTDNDIQGIKLHLLHLMTNTRMQRDYHEGRLQLMSQEEYVSVICDQLEIIPKEIVIHRITGDAPREMLIGPMWSLNKWEVLNAIETEMRRRGSVQGCKLGKLEE comes from the coding sequence ATGAGGGGTATGAAATCCTATACGACTTTAAATGATTATTATCGAACCCTATTTGGAGAAAAGACCTTCAAAGTCCCGATTGATGCGGGATTTGACTGTCCCAATCGTGATGGAACTGTTGCTCGTGGTGGCTGTACCTTTTGTACGGTTTCTGGTTCTGGGGATGCCATTGTGGCACCAGATGCCCCCATTCGGGATCAGTTTTACAAAGAGATTGATTTTATGCACCGCAAATGGCCAGATGTGAAAAAGTATTTGGTGTATTTTCAAAATTTTACCAATACCCATGAATCTGTCGATGTCATTCGTGAACGCTATGAGCAAGCTATCAATGAACCGGGTGTTGTAGGGATTAACATCGGGACACGGCCAGACTGCTTGCCAGATGAAACGTTAGCCTACCTAGCAGAATTGACAAAGCGAATGCATGTGACCATTGAGCTAGGCTTGCAGACGACCTATGAAGCGACATCTGAATTGATTAACCGTGCTCATAGTTACGAGCTCTATGTAGAAACGGTCAAGCGGATTCGTCATCAGGTTCCCAAGGCTGAGATTGTTTCGCATTTGATCAACGGTCTTCCAGGGGAGACGCATGAGATGATGGTGGAGAATGTCCGCCGTTGTGTAACAGACAACGATATCCAGGGCATTAAATTGCACCTGCTCCACCTGATGACCAACACTCGGATGCAACGGGACTATCATGAAGGGCGGTTGCAATTGATGAGCCAGGAGGAATACGTGTCGGTCATCTGTGACCAACTGGAAATTATTCCCAAGGAAATTGTCATCCACCGGATTACAGGAGATGCTCCGCGAGAGATGCTGATAGGCCCAATGTGGAGTCTCAATAAGTGGGAAGTTCTGAATGCTATTGAAACAGAAATGCGTCGTCGAGGAAGTGTTCAAGGCTGTAAACTAGGAAAATTGGAGGAGTAG
- a CDS encoding MGMT family protein has translation MKDLFEEKVLKVLAHIPIGCVATYGQIAQLIGYPRHARQVGKVLATSKKAVAYPCHRVVTSTGRLAPDWEEQGTLLWAEGVECKSNGCVDLKKYKWKAEETQL, from the coding sequence ATGAAAGATCTATTTGAAGAAAAGGTTTTAAAGGTCCTGGCTCATATTCCAATAGGATGTGTAGCGACCTATGGACAAATCGCCCAACTCATTGGCTATCCTCGCCATGCCCGGCAGGTCGGCAAGGTTTTGGCCACTTCTAAAAAGGCTGTGGCCTATCCCTGTCATCGGGTCGTAACATCTACTGGTCGCCTGGCTCCTGATTGGGAAGAGCAAGGCACGCTTCTCTGGGCAGAAGGAGTGGAATGCAAATCAAACGGTTGTGTCGATCTTAAGAAATACAAGTGGAAAGCAGAGGAGACTCAACTTTGA